One Acidobacteriota bacterium DNA window includes the following coding sequences:
- a CDS encoding 2,3,4,5-tetrahydropyridine-2,6-dicarboxylate N-succinyltransferase, with translation MESLFNQKPESYGQEFFDAFEELKAALNAGSVRSAEPDAASPTGWRVNAWVKKGILLGFRLGRIENMSADHGRFPFFDKHTYPLKKFGPDGNASGVRIVPGGSSIRDGCYVAKGVTCMPPMYINAGAYIGEGTMIDSHALVGSCAQVGARVHLSAASQLGGVLEPVGALPVIVEDDVLIGGNCGIYEGTVIKRRAVIGAGTILTGATPVYDLVRGEVIRREAGSPLIIPENAVVVPGSRAVTTGWGKDAGLSLYTPVIVKYRDAKTDQSIQLEDLLR, from the coding sequence ATTGAATCACTCTTCAACCAAAAGCCAGAGAGCTACGGCCAGGAATTCTTCGACGCCTTTGAGGAGCTGAAAGCCGCTCTAAATGCGGGGTCCGTGCGCTCCGCGGAACCGGACGCCGCATCGCCCACGGGCTGGCGCGTGAACGCGTGGGTGAAGAAGGGCATCCTGCTCGGCTTCCGGCTGGGCAGGATCGAGAACATGTCCGCCGACCACGGGCGCTTCCCGTTCTTCGACAAGCATACCTACCCGCTGAAGAAGTTTGGGCCTGATGGTAACGCCAGCGGCGTGCGCATCGTGCCCGGAGGCTCGTCCATTCGCGACGGCTGCTATGTGGCCAAGGGCGTCACCTGCATGCCGCCCATGTATATCAATGCGGGCGCATACATTGGCGAAGGGACCATGATCGATTCACACGCGCTGGTGGGCTCGTGCGCGCAGGTGGGCGCGCGTGTTCACCTGAGCGCGGCCAGCCAGCTCGGCGGCGTGCTCGAACCCGTCGGCGCTCTGCCGGTGATTGTCGAGGACGATGTACTGATCGGCGGCAACTGCGGCATCTACGAAGGCACGGTCATCAAGCGCCGCGCGGTCATCGGCGCAGGCACCATCCTGACGGGCGCGACCCCGGTCTACGATCTGGTGCGCGGTGAAGTGATTCGCCGCGAGGCTGGAAGCCCGTTGATTATTCCGGAGAACGCGGTGGTGGTGCCGGGCTCGCGCGCGGTAACAACGGGCTGGGGGAAGGACGCCGGCCTCTCGCTCTACACGCCGGTCATCGTAAAGTATCGCGACGCCAAGACGGATCAATCCATCCAACTGGAAGACCTGCTGCGCTAG
- a CDS encoding acyl-CoA thioesterase, whose translation MSEVPTNSPHAEGAPRKFTTKIHVYWHDCDAARIAYYGNFLKWLEMAEEDLFLSRGRTRSDVYLGLNIGFPRVEVWIRYRKPARLSDTLEVTLEVEKRTRTSLVLRVEMRRQGETDLVAEATSRLVCINREFQPVAIPDEMLKLLDGYLPSVTTHTHDEVAPHPDAPRKKERNSW comes from the coding sequence ATGTCTGAAGTGCCGACGAATTCGCCCCACGCTGAAGGTGCGCCCAGGAAGTTTACGACGAAGATCCACGTCTACTGGCACGATTGTGACGCGGCGCGCATCGCCTACTACGGCAACTTCCTGAAGTGGCTGGAGATGGCCGAAGAAGACCTGTTCCTCTCGCGCGGGCGCACGCGCTCCGACGTTTATCTAGGCTTGAACATTGGCTTTCCGCGCGTCGAGGTCTGGATTCGCTACCGCAAGCCGGCGCGGCTGAGTGACACGCTGGAGGTTACGCTCGAAGTGGAGAAGCGCACGCGCACGTCGCTGGTGCTGCGCGTCGAGATGCGCCGCCAGGGTGAGACAGATTTAGTCGCCGAGGCCACGAGCAGACTGGTCTGCATCAACAGAGAATTTCAACCCGTCGCCATTCCCGACGAGATGCTGAAGCTGCTCGACGGCTATCTGCCGTCTGTCACCACGCACACGCATGACGAGGTCGCGCCGCATCCGGACGCGCCGCGCAAAAAGGAAAGGAATAGCTGGTAG
- the pheA gene encoding prephenate dehydratase — MARKLRVGFQGELGAFSQKAAVKLAGPEIDLAPQKTFLDMFRALTAKRIDYAIVPIENTLAGSVHENYDLLLKYHLHILAETSVQITHNLIVNKGVSLRAIRKVYSHPVALRQCLKYLDKHRQWDVVTYYDTAGSVKMITEQGLTDSAAIASEISASIYGAKLLVKNIGDDKENYTRFFLLGRKRLGEKPLAHLPKKAVKTSIAFATHNIPGALARCLSVFAMRDISLTKIESRPFKGRPFEYLFYLDFLGTPSDAAARSALKHLDEITEFVRVFGSYPTI; from the coding sequence GTGGCGCGAAAACTTCGAGTGGGATTTCAGGGCGAGCTGGGCGCGTTCAGCCAGAAGGCGGCAGTAAAACTTGCCGGCCCTGAGATCGACCTCGCCCCTCAAAAAACTTTCCTCGACATGTTTCGCGCACTCACCGCGAAGCGCATCGACTACGCCATCGTGCCCATCGAGAACACGCTGGCCGGGTCCGTCCATGAGAATTATGATTTGCTGCTCAAGTACCACCTACACATCCTGGCCGAGACCAGCGTGCAGATCACGCACAACCTAATCGTGAACAAGGGTGTCTCACTGCGCGCCATCCGCAAAGTGTACTCACACCCTGTTGCCCTGCGGCAGTGTCTCAAGTATCTCGACAAACATCGTCAGTGGGACGTAGTCACTTACTATGACACGGCGGGTAGCGTGAAGATGATCACCGAGCAGGGACTCACTGACTCCGCCGCCATTGCGAGTGAGATCTCGGCTAGCATCTACGGGGCCAAGTTACTCGTAAAAAACATCGGCGATGACAAGGAAAATTACACGCGCTTCTTCCTGCTCGGACGCAAACGCCTCGGGGAAAAGCCCTTGGCACATCTGCCGAAGAAGGCCGTGAAGACCTCCATCGCCTTCGCTACGCACAACATTCCCGGCGCGCTGGCCCGCTGCCTCAGCGTATTCGCGATGCGCGACATCTCGCTCACCAAGATCGAATCACGCCCCTTCAAGGGCCGCCCCTTCGAGTATCTCTTCTACCTCGACTTCCTGGGCACACCGAGCGACGCGGCCGCGCGCAGCGCGCTGAAGCACCTCGACGAAATCACCGAGTTCGTCCGCGTCTTCGGCAGCTATCCGACAATCTAA
- a CDS encoding ankyrin repeat domain-containing protein yields the protein MTMDTNQTQSLHDAYVRGDVEAIRRLMDDPPDFPNTRGPMGIGEIVLEYAIYWSPFLAIKQLLEMSANPNYGAVNSGGGGAADGIDHAGFPSLIAALSTKRDDKLAIVELLLALGADIQQRGHNDWTPLHWAAATNEPAAVELLLKHGADPHARTRIDNLETPLDEAERAGHAEVVKLLRGVA from the coding sequence ATGACGATGGATACCAATCAAACACAGTCGCTGCATGACGCCTACGTGCGCGGCGATGTGGAGGCGATTCGGCGGCTGATGGATGACCCACCGGACTTTCCCAACACGCGCGGGCCAATGGGCATCGGCGAAATCGTACTCGAGTACGCCATCTACTGGAGTCCGTTTCTGGCCATCAAACAGTTGCTGGAGATGAGCGCGAACCCCAACTATGGAGCCGTCAATAGTGGGGGTGGAGGCGCGGCGGATGGCATCGACCACGCCGGGTTCCCTTCCCTGATCGCGGCGCTATCCACGAAACGTGACGATAAGCTGGCCATCGTGGAACTGCTGCTGGCCTTGGGCGCGGACATTCAGCAGCGCGGCCACAACGACTGGACGCCACTGCACTGGGCCGCGGCGACAAACGAACCCGCGGCCGTAGAGTTGCTGCTGAAGCACGGCGCTGACCCGCACGCGCGCACGCGCATTGACAATCTGGAAACACCGCTTGATGAGGCCGAGCGCGCCGGACACGCGGAAGTCGTGAAGTTGTTGCGCGGCGTTGCGTGA
- a CDS encoding tripartite tricarboxylate transporter permease — translation MDILNNLAQGLTHGFSVALAPGNLLACFAGVLVGTLVGVLPGIGTVGAMALLFPLSYSLSPAAALIMLAGIYYGAMYGGSTTSILMNIPGEAASVVTCLDGHAMALRGRAGAALGIAAFGSFIAGTAGVIGITLLAPPLAGFALRFGPPELFGLLLLGLAMVSSVSSGVGGAGRKSVMMILVGLLLATIGMDPLAGVPRFTLGSATLADGLDLSAVLMGLFGVAEVMIQLDRNERPEVITTSLRGLLPSRAEWKESAAPIARGSLLGFFAGTLPGVGTILPSFLSYGIEKRLSKHPEQFGHGAIAGVAGPESANNAATAGSMIPLLTLGVPPNAVMAILMGAFLVHGVQPGPLLVTEHPDIFWGVIASMYVGNAMLLLLNLPLIGLWVQLLRVPFARLAPVILLLCVAGVYSVTSNIWSVAVMLAFGAAGYLMKRWDYDAVPLVLAFVLGRMMEETFRQSLLLSRGSLSIFVTRPIAAVALLVAAAVVITPLLVKRNPIAGSA, via the coding sequence ATGGACATCCTGAACAATCTCGCGCAGGGACTGACGCACGGCTTCTCCGTGGCGCTGGCTCCCGGCAATCTGCTGGCCTGCTTCGCGGGCGTGCTGGTGGGGACGCTGGTGGGCGTGCTGCCCGGCATCGGCACCGTCGGCGCGATGGCCTTGCTGTTCCCGCTGAGTTATTCCTTAAGCCCCGCGGCGGCGCTCATCATGCTCGCTGGAATTTACTACGGCGCCATGTACGGCGGCTCGACCACTTCCATTCTAATGAATATTCCCGGCGAGGCGGCGTCGGTCGTCACTTGTCTCGATGGCCACGCGATGGCTCTGCGCGGACGCGCGGGCGCGGCGCTGGGCATCGCCGCCTTCGGATCATTTATCGCGGGCACCGCCGGTGTGATCGGCATCACGCTGCTCGCGCCACCGCTGGCCGGCTTCGCGCTGCGCTTCGGTCCGCCGGAACTGTTCGGCCTGCTGCTGCTGGGCCTGGCAATGGTCAGCAGCGTTTCCAGTGGGGTGGGCGGGGCGGGCCGGAAATCCGTCATGATGATTCTGGTCGGCCTGCTGCTGGCCACCATCGGGATGGATCCGCTGGCCGGCGTGCCGCGCTTCACTCTGGGCAGCGCCACGCTGGCCGACGGCCTCGATCTCTCCGCCGTGCTGATGGGATTGTTCGGCGTCGCCGAAGTGATGATCCAGCTTGATCGCAACGAAAGGCCCGAAGTAATCACCACTTCGTTGCGCGGCCTGCTGCCCTCGCGCGCCGAGTGGAAGGAATCCGCCGCGCCCATCGCGCGCGGCTCGCTTCTCGGATTTTTTGCGGGCACGCTGCCCGGCGTGGGGACCATCCTGCCGTCATTCCTCTCCTACGGAATTGAGAAGCGTCTCTCGAAACATCCTGAGCAGTTCGGACACGGCGCGATTGCCGGCGTGGCCGGCCCCGAGTCGGCCAACAACGCGGCCACCGCCGGCTCGATGATTCCGCTGCTCACGCTGGGCGTCCCGCCCAACGCGGTGATGGCCATCCTGATGGGAGCATTTCTGGTTCACGGCGTGCAGCCCGGCCCTCTGCTGGTGACGGAGCATCCCGACATTTTCTGGGGCGTCATCGCCAGCATGTACGTGGGCAACGCCATGCTGCTGCTGCTGAACCTGCCGCTGATCGGCCTTTGGGTGCAATTGCTGCGCGTGCCCTTCGCGCGCCTCGCGCCGGTGATTCTGCTGCTGTGCGTGGCGGGGGTCTACAGCGTTACGTCGAACATCTGGTCGGTGGCGGTGATGCTGGCCTTCGGCGCCGCCGGGTACCTCATGAAGCGCTGGGACTACGACGCGGTTCCGCTGGTGTTGGCCTTCGTCCTGGGCCGCATGATGGAAGAAACCTTCCGCCAGTCGCTGCTGCTCTCACGCGGCAGCCTCAGCATATTTGTCACGCGTCCCATTGCGGCGGTGGCGCTGCTGGTCGCCGCCGCGGTGGTCATCACTCCATTGCTAGTGAAGAGAAATCCCATCGCGGGTAGCGCGTAA
- a CDS encoding tripartite tricarboxylate transporter TctB family protein, whose product METSSAGVSRMRWVPPALLALIAAAAAVEAARLGLGEAGRPGPGFFPFWLAGTLAVAAAALSWRSRGEQAAVSLDGVGSSHSRQALWAFLGLAAYCAALVPLGFLLATFFFFSAETIIIEMKSWRTAMQTSAIATLAAFGLFQLLNVQLPSGYWMR is encoded by the coding sequence ATGGAAACAAGCAGCGCGGGGGTGTCTCGAATGCGATGGGTTCCGCCAGCGTTGCTGGCGCTTATTGCCGCGGCCGCTGCCGTGGAAGCGGCTCGTTTGGGACTCGGCGAAGCCGGGCGGCCCGGTCCGGGCTTCTTCCCATTCTGGCTGGCCGGGACGCTGGCCGTTGCCGCTGCCGCGCTATCATGGCGCTCGCGCGGCGAGCAAGCGGCTGTGTCGCTGGACGGAGTTGGATCGAGTCATTCGCGCCAGGCCTTGTGGGCTTTCCTCGGGCTGGCCGCTTATTGCGCTGCGTTGGTCCCGCTGGGTTTTCTTCTCGCGACATTTTTCTTTTTCTCCGCCGAGACCATCATCATCGAAATGAAATCCTGGCGTACCGCCATGCAGACTTCCGCCATCGCCACGCTGGCGGCATTTGGCCTGTTCCAATTGCTAAACGTGCAACTCCCCTCGGGCTATTGGATGCGGTAA
- a CDS encoding tripartite tricarboxylate transporter substrate binding protein codes for MRISVWMLMFVVAIAVVGAGCKRETPFPNREIEFVIPFAPGGPADTAARIIQPVMSQKLGVSIVLVNKPGAGGALGAEYVMHAPVDGYHVLATTNNTLTVLPALEENLSYKMEDFTPLGSYVSDMSVIASRPDPRWKTLEEFVAYAKKNPGKLNYGSAGNGTISYFAMELARQAYGLEIIHIPFQGTAPAKTALLGGHVDVTATGFGFVGSDIRSGSLVGLVTTSAQRLPDFPDIPTMAEMGFPDVALNIWTGLYLPKGTPPEIVAKLSAALDETMKDPAVQKSVRDAGYVVEYRDAAATAQFAASEAKMIRDAVAKFGIKK; via the coding sequence ATGCGAATTAGTGTGTGGATGTTAATGTTCGTGGTGGCGATTGCCGTAGTGGGCGCAGGCTGCAAGCGGGAGACTCCGTTTCCCAATCGCGAGATTGAATTTGTCATTCCTTTCGCGCCGGGCGGCCCCGCCGATACCGCTGCGCGCATTATTCAGCCGGTGATGTCCCAGAAGCTGGGCGTGTCCATCGTGTTGGTGAACAAGCCGGGCGCGGGCGGGGCGCTGGGCGCGGAGTACGTAATGCACGCGCCTGTCGATGGCTACCACGTGCTGGCTACCACCAATAACACGCTCACTGTGCTGCCCGCGCTGGAAGAGAATCTGTCGTACAAGATGGAGGACTTCACGCCGCTCGGCAGCTACGTCTCCGACATGAGCGTGATCGCCTCGCGCCCCGACCCCCGCTGGAAGACACTCGAAGAGTTTGTTGCCTATGCGAAGAAGAATCCCGGCAAGCTCAACTACGGCTCGGCGGGCAATGGCACCATCTCGTATTTCGCCATGGAACTGGCGCGGCAGGCCTATGGACTCGAGATCATCCACATTCCGTTTCAGGGCACCGCGCCAGCCAAAACCGCGCTGCTCGGCGGGCACGTGGATGTCACCGCCACGGGCTTCGGCTTCGTCGGCTCCGACATTCGCTCCGGCTCGCTGGTGGGTTTGGTCACTACGTCCGCCCAACGTCTGCCGGATTTTCCCGACATTCCCACCATGGCCGAGATGGGATTCCCCGATGTTGCGCTGAATATCTGGACGGGTCTGTACCTTCCCAAAGGCACTCCGCCGGAGATCGTCGCGAAGCTCAGCGCGGCCCTCGATGAAACCATGAAGGACCCCGCCGTGCAAAAATCCGTCCGCGATGCGGGCTATGTGGTCGAGTATCGCGATGCCGCGGCCACGGCGCAGTTCGCCGCGAGCGAAGCGAAGATGATCCGCGATGCGGTCGCAAAATTTGGAATCAAAAAGTAG
- a CDS encoding UbiD family decarboxylase, translating into MPATLRSFLQQAGERVIEIDDPIDPINQVGILSSESRHPFLLNNLKGFPGWRLCDRLLVNRELQALAIGAPDPRKLNSYLAERMFRVGPGKSKMVADGPCKEVKLIGEAADVTKLPVPIHSIGDAGRYIGSGVTITKDPETGIRNEAMIRAMVKEPRRMPFWMAARHNWAHYLKYQERGEAMPMAYAIGLHPAYEILSNYSGQHDSWDELELAAGVLGEELEMVPCETIELEVPAHAEIIIEGIVRPNVREQEGPFGEFTTYRQGAEGPAPVWEITAITHRKNPIFRHVQSTCFTDHQDLVSLAMEATLYNRLRDVHGKSDVHEVYIPRYATLFTVFIQMTPRWDGQARDVLLAALSSPNLHPKIVIAVDEDVNIHDPKEVFWAISTRVNPERDIIIIPHERIHPLDISVPRVNDAEVTVMRVGGKMAIDATKPPLWRKKARDSFERVQPSGAGDSALEDILNLLRDEAAVGKRPQTVV; encoded by the coding sequence ATGCCAGCAACATTGAGATCATTTTTGCAGCAGGCCGGCGAACGCGTCATTGAGATTGATGATCCCATCGACCCGATCAATCAAGTGGGCATTCTCAGCTCGGAGAGCCGCCACCCATTCCTGCTGAATAATCTGAAGGGCTTTCCCGGCTGGCGTCTGTGCGACCGTCTGCTGGTGAACCGCGAATTGCAGGCGCTGGCCATCGGCGCGCCCGATCCGCGCAAACTGAATTCCTATCTCGCCGAGCGCATGTTTCGCGTCGGCCCCGGCAAATCGAAGATGGTCGCCGACGGGCCGTGCAAGGAAGTGAAGCTGATCGGCGAGGCCGCCGACGTTACCAAATTGCCCGTGCCGATTCATTCCATCGGCGACGCGGGCCGCTACATTGGTTCCGGCGTTACCATCACCAAAGACCCTGAAACCGGCATCCGCAACGAGGCCATGATCCGCGCCATGGTGAAGGAGCCGCGGCGCATGCCCTTCTGGATGGCGGCGCGGCACAACTGGGCGCACTACCTAAAATATCAGGAGCGCGGCGAAGCAATGCCCATGGCCTACGCCATTGGTCTGCACCCGGCCTACGAAATTCTCTCGAACTACAGCGGGCAGCACGATTCCTGGGACGAGCTGGAGCTGGCCGCCGGCGTGCTCGGCGAAGAACTCGAGATGGTCCCGTGCGAGACGATTGAGTTGGAAGTTCCCGCGCACGCCGAGATCATCATCGAAGGCATCGTGCGCCCCAACGTGCGCGAGCAGGAAGGCCCGTTCGGCGAGTTCACCACCTATCGCCAGGGCGCGGAAGGCCCCGCGCCGGTGTGGGAGATCACCGCCATCACGCATCGCAAGAACCCCATCTTCCGCCACGTGCAATCAACCTGCTTCACCGATCATCAGGATTTGGTTTCGCTGGCCATGGAGGCCACGCTCTACAATCGTCTGCGCGACGTGCATGGCAAGTCCGACGTGCATGAAGTCTACATCCCGCGCTACGCCACGCTGTTCACGGTGTTCATTCAGATGACGCCGCGCTGGGACGGCCAGGCGCGCGACGTGCTGCTGGCAGCGCTGTCTAGCCCCAATCTGCATCCCAAAATTGTCATCGCCGTCGATGAGGACGTGAACATCCATGATCCCAAGGAAGTGTTCTGGGCCATCTCCACGCGCGTGAACCCGGAGCGCGACATTATTATCATTCCGCATGAGCGCATTCATCCGCTGGACATTTCCGTGCCACGCGTGAATGACGCCGAAGTTACCGTGATGCGCGTCGGCGGCAAGATGGCCATCGACGCCACCAAGCCCCCGCTGTGGCGCAAAAAAGCACGCGATAGCTTCGAGCGCGTGCAGCCCTCCGGCGCAGGCGACTCGGCGCTCGAAGATATTCTCAACCTGCTGCGCGACGAAGCCGCCGTGGGCAAGCGTCCGCAGACAGTGGTTTAA